In the Malus domestica chromosome 16, GDT2T_hap1 genome, one interval contains:
- the LOC114822180 gene encoding transcriptional regulator SUPERMAN-like encodes MAKLGLFSRTDLQNLALLQQNQHQTQLSSPNLVPKAWMWNPKPVQEPEDDSWEVRAFAEDTGNVMGTTWPPRSYTCTFCRREFRSAQALGGHMNVHRRDRARLHQSHPQMNPAAISSASTTSLIIPTQEFVNSNGGLSLVYQLPSPSSINGASFNTATTWMSSSSTNGHGVESLPSILHSVSPNIPPHDYLVSVVPPAGRSNSNSQYCHSNKSSAHDDPEPSTSGTENGNFEELDLELRLGHGRPAIPS; translated from the coding sequence ATGGCTAAACTCGGTCTTTTCTCCCGGACCGATCTCCAGAACTTAGCTCTCTTACAACAAAATCAACACCAAACCCAGTTATCAAGCCCTAATTTGGTCCCCAAAGCCTGGATGTGGAACCCTAAGCCAGTTCAAGAACCCGAAGATGACTCATGGGAGGTGAGAGCCTTCGCGGAGGACACTGGTAATGTAATGGGCACCACATGGCCTCCAAGGTCTTACACTTGCACATTTTGTAGAAGAGAATTCCGATCCGCCCAAGCCCTAGGCGGCCACATGAATGTGCACCGCCGCGACCGGGCCCGCCTCCACCAATCCCATCCTCAGATGAACCCGGCAGCAATCTCATCAGCTTCCACTACCTCACTCATAATCCCAACTCAAGAATTTGTGAATTCAAATGGTGGATTATCCCTTGTTTACCAATTGCCAAGCCCTAGTAGTATAAATGGTGCATCCTTCAATACTGCGACAACTTGGATGAGCTCAAGTAGCACAAATGGTCATGGTGTTGAGTCATTACCATCCATTCTTCATTCAGTTTCACCCAATATTCCACCCCATGACTACTTAGTGTCAGTTGTGCCACCAGCTGGAAGAAGCAATTCTAATTCCCAATATTGTCACTCAAACAAATCATCAGCTCATGATGATCCGGAACCCTCAACGTCCGGAACAGAAAATGGCAATTTTGAAGAGCTTGATTTAGAGCTTCGGCTTGGGCATGGTCGACCGGCAATACCATCTTGA